The Nostoc cf. commune SO-36 genomic sequence TCTATGGTCAAGCGCGGGGACGCGCGGCCGAATATTGGGGAGAGGAATACCTAGAGTCAGATCGTTGGGTACAGACTGCGGGAGTACCAGAACGCGCTCGTACTTGGTACAAAGCACAGAGTCCAAATTTTCGTAGTTATCTCGATGCTTTTGCTGCTGGGATCAATGCTTATGCAAAACAAAATCCAAAGTTAATTGAGGATCAAGTTGAGATAGTGCTACCAGTCAAGGCAGAAGATGTCATGGCTCACTTACATCGGGTACTCAATTTCACCTTTGTGGTCAATCCAGAGCAAGTATTAGACCTGAGCAAAGAAAAGTTGCAAGCAGGATCTAATGGTTGGGCGATCGCACCAAGTCATTCTGCTGATGGGAATGCCATGTTGTTGGCAAACCCACATCTACCTTGGTCAGATTTATTTTTGTGGTACGAAGCTCAAATCACCGCACCAGGGATTGATGCTTATGGGGCAACACTTGTAGGTATTCCCGTATTAGCGATCGCCTTTAACAACAACTTAGGTTGGACTCACACCGTTAATACTTATGATGGTTGGGATGTTTACGAACTTACATTGGCAGGTAATGGATACCAATTTGATGACAAAGTTCGTAACTTTCAGACAAAAACTCTTTCCTTAAAGGTGAAGCAAAAAGATGGCTCCTTGCAAGAGCAACCATTAGTAGTGAAAAGTTCTATCCACGGGCCAGTGGTAGCCGAGAAAAATGGTAAAGCCGTGGCACTGAGAGTTGCAGGTCTTGACCGACCAGGTGTACTCCAGCAGTGGTGGGATATGGCACGAGCAAAAAACTTTGCCCAATTTGAAAAGACACTCCAGCGCTTGCAATTACCAATGTTTACGGTGATGTATGCGGATCGAGAAGGGCATATTATGCACCTATTCAACGGCCAAGTTCCAGTACGGTCTAGTGGTGATTTTGCATACTGGGAAGGCATAATCCCAGGAAATACATCTAAAACCTTGTGGACAAAAATTCATCCTTACAAAGATTTACCGCGCATAGTTGACCCGAAGAGTGGCTGGTTGCAAAATAGCAATGACCCACCTTGGACAACTACATTTCCAGCCGCCATTAAAGCAGATAATTACCCGCCTTACATGGCACCTCGTTTCATGGATTTCCGCTCTCAACGTTCTGTAAGAATGTTGGCTGAGGATGACAAAATTTCTTTTGATGAAATGGTTGCATACAAACACTCTACCCGCATGGAACTGGCTGATCGGATTTTGGATGATTTAATTCCGGCTGCACGCAAATATGGCCAGGGTTTAGGACAAAAAGCAGCTGATGTCTTAGAAGCCTGGGATCGGCAAGCCAATGTAGACAGTCAAGGAGCAGTACTATTTGCCTTTTGGGTGCAACAGATGGACTTAGATAAAACATTTAGTAAACCCTGGAATGAAAATTCTCCACGCACCACACCCGATGGTTTAGCTAATCCTGAAAGTGCGGTAGCAACTCTGCAAGCAGTTGCAGCAGAGATAGAAAAGACTTATGGGGCGCTTGATATACCGTGGGGGCAGGTTTTTCGGCTACGTTTGGGTGATATGGATTTGCCTGCTAATGGTGGGGATGATAGCCTAGGAATTTTTCGGGTACTGAATTCCGCTCCCGGAGAAAATGGGCAATTTCAAGCCGTTGCAGGTGATTCCTATGTCGCTGCAATTGAATTTTCTAACCCTGTACGGGCAATGGCACTCACCAGCTACGGTAACGCATCTCAACCCGGATCGCCTCACATTGGCGATCAGTTACAGATGTTCGCTAACAAAAAGTTGCGGACTGTGTGGCGCGATCGCTCAGATATTCTCGCCCATCTAGAAGAGCGTAAAATATTCTGAGGTCAATATTTTAGCGCTTGCGATCTCGCCCACAAACTTTTCAGGGACAATAATTAGTCTACAAGCCTTATACTGTCTGGACTTAAGCTTAGTTTCTGCAAATGTCTGGGGCGTAGGCATAGCCCGTCGCAGACATCGCATAACGACTATTTTGAACAGCGATCGCACTAGCGTAAATTTACTATTTCTGGCGTTGCTGAATCAAAGTATGAATCATGCGATCGCCTACATTGGTGATTACCTTTAGGGAAAAATGGATAAAGTCGAGCTAAAGAAGATTCTGGAATCTTTTCTAACCTTTGACGATTCCTACCGAAAAACGCGCACAGTGCCCCTGACTTCAGGCATGGGGGTGTAGTGCGCTTTGCGGATTTATCCGCAGTCCTAAAAATCAATTACACGATTAGTAGAATTTATGTATAATCTAGTAAGGAGGTAATACAAGTGTTTAACCTAACTTACGAATTTAAATTAAAACCAACACAAACCCAAATTGCGATGTTTGAGGAATGGCTAGAAACCCATAGACGGGTGTACAACTATGCTTTGGCAGAGCGCAAGGATTGGTATAAATCTCGTAGCTGTCGGGTTAATGCTTGTTCACTTCAATCTGAATACATCATCTCTGCCGATACTCCCCGCCCAACATTTGCTAGTCAGTGCAAGTCTTTAACTGCTGCACGTAAAGAAAGTGATTTCTTGTTACGTGTTAATGCTCAGTCTTTGCAGCAAACATTGAGACGACTTGAAAAGGCTTTTGTAAGTATGTGGGAGCAAAATCACGGATTCCCAAGATTCAAAAAATCTGGGCGAATGCGGTCTTTTTCTTTCCCACAGTTGGGAGCAAAACCATTAAGCAATGGGTATGTGAAACTGCCTGTTATTGGTGCGGTCAAAGTTCGTCAGTCAAGGGATATTCCTGATGGCGGGACAATCAAGCAAGCGCGTGTAGTCAGACGTGTTTCTGGGTGGTACGTGATGCTAACTGTTCAGTGGGATGTATCTGTGCCTCAGCCAATGCCTCATGGGGAAGGAGTAGGAATTGATGTAGGGCTAACCAGTTTTATTGCAACTTCCAACGGGCTTTTGGTCAAACGTTCGAGGTTTTTTACAGATGCCGAACGCAAGCTGAAATTGCTGCAACAGCGTGTCAAGAGAAAACGCTTAGGCTCGAACAATTGGAAGAAAGCACTTCATAAAGTTGCAAAACTCCATGAGTACGTTGCTAACTGTCGTAAAGATTGGCATAGAAAACTGTCTTATCAAATCTGTACCGATACTGGAATGGTATTTGTTGAAGACTTAAACCTAGTCGGCTTGTCTCGTGGGATGCTGGGTAAACATTGTTTAGACGCGGGGTTTGGGCAATTCTTCAACATTCTTGAGCAGACTTGTTTTAAGCGTGGTGTCTATTTCCAAAAAGTAAATAGCCGCAAAACTAGCCAAATATGTCCCAATTGTTTGTTTGAGACAGGTAAAAAAGAGCTTTCAGAACGTACTCATGTTTGCTCAAATTGCGGCTATACGACTGATAGGGATGTTGCCGCCGCACAAGTAGTTCTAGCTAGAGGACTTGCAGCCGTAGGGCATACGGTCAAGATGCTTGCTGAGGGTAAATTCATTGGAATCCCTTTGAAGCAAGAATCCCCCGGCTTCTAGCCGTGGGGAGTGTCAACTTGTCTATTCTCTTAACCCCCAGGCGTTCTCAGCCAAACTTGTAAATTAGCCCTACTGATAAATTCAGGCACTAAGAAGTAGAGATTTATTGACAAAAAATACTATTCTTTTTGACTAAGATTGATTTAAAAGGCATTATCGTGTAATAATCATACTGATAATAGTTAGCAATAATGCAATTTTAATGTCAAGAGCAATTAATTAAACTTGCGAGCAGGAAAGTAGATGGTTAAAACTTTACCAACATTCCTGTGGGTTTTGTCATCCAAAATCTAAAGCCAAATAGGAAGGAGCGATTTTGCTGATGTGATTAGTATCAGAGCAAACGCACCTTATTTCACCAATCAAAAATAAGTATCATCTATCCCCTCATTGGAAGATGAACAAGGTTTATGTGTGCAACTATCACCATCGACCGATCAAATTGATAAATACCTTTAAACAACAAACAATTGCCGCAGTCCATTGGTAAGAAGCCAAACATCAAAAATGAAGCCATATAAGTTATTTCCCAGCTTGCTCTTGAAAAGTACGATGCCTTTAGCAGTTAGCTTTGCTACTATTGCCGTTTTACTCTCCATCCCCGCCACAGCTGAGGAATTAGCAAAGGATGAAATTAGTAAAAAAATTTCTCAACTGAGTGACATCGAAATTCCCAATACGAATGCTGGCACTTTGGTACAGACACCAACTCAAGATAGTAATGTCATAACTATTACAGGAGTAAGGGCAAATTCCACTGAAAAAGGGCTGGAGGTGATTTTAGAAACCAAGCAAGGGGAGCAACTGCAAATCACCAATCGCAGTACTGGTAATAATTTTATTGGAGATATTACTGGTGGGCAGTTACAGTTGCCTAATGGAGATGGTTTTACATACCGATCAGAAAAACCTACAGAGGGAATTACTGAGATAACAGTTGCGAATATTGACGCAAATACTGTGCGGGTGACGATAGTCGGGGAAAAAGTGTTACCTGTGGTTGAGTTATTTGATGATGATGCAGGGTTGGTTTTGGCTGTTGCATCTACAACTACAACAACAGCAGCACAACCACCAGAAACACCACCAACGGAGGAACAACCAGCAACCCAGACACCCCCAGAAGAACCCGCAGCGCAGCAGGACGAACCAATTGAATTGGTGGTAACGGGAGAGCAAGACGGATATCGCGTACCGACTGCGACCACTGCGACCAAAACCGATACACCTTTGCGAGATATTCCGGGTTCGATTCAAGTG encodes the following:
- a CDS encoding acylase, whose product is MRIDSLLKVYKRKSIRVLPLILSLILVLFVGSRAVAVPTKSTEILWDTYGVPHIYGKDNQSAFYAFGWAQMQSHGDLLLRLYGQARGRAAEYWGEEYLESDRWVQTAGVPERARTWYKAQSPNFRSYLDAFAAGINAYAKQNPKLIEDQVEIVLPVKAEDVMAHLHRVLNFTFVVNPEQVLDLSKEKLQAGSNGWAIAPSHSADGNAMLLANPHLPWSDLFLWYEAQITAPGIDAYGATLVGIPVLAIAFNNNLGWTHTVNTYDGWDVYELTLAGNGYQFDDKVRNFQTKTLSLKVKQKDGSLQEQPLVVKSSIHGPVVAEKNGKAVALRVAGLDRPGVLQQWWDMARAKNFAQFEKTLQRLQLPMFTVMYADREGHIMHLFNGQVPVRSSGDFAYWEGIIPGNTSKTLWTKIHPYKDLPRIVDPKSGWLQNSNDPPWTTTFPAAIKADNYPPYMAPRFMDFRSQRSVRMLAEDDKISFDEMVAYKHSTRMELADRILDDLIPAARKYGQGLGQKAADVLEAWDRQANVDSQGAVLFAFWVQQMDLDKTFSKPWNENSPRTTPDGLANPESAVATLQAVAAEIEKTYGALDIPWGQVFRLRLGDMDLPANGGDDSLGIFRVLNSAPGENGQFQAVAGDSYVAAIEFSNPVRAMALTSYGNASQPGSPHIGDQLQMFANKKLRTVWRDRSDILAHLEERKIF
- a CDS encoding RNA-guided endonuclease InsQ/TnpB family protein is translated as MFNLTYEFKLKPTQTQIAMFEEWLETHRRVYNYALAERKDWYKSRSCRVNACSLQSEYIISADTPRPTFASQCKSLTAARKESDFLLRVNAQSLQQTLRRLEKAFVSMWEQNHGFPRFKKSGRMRSFSFPQLGAKPLSNGYVKLPVIGAVKVRQSRDIPDGGTIKQARVVRRVSGWYVMLTVQWDVSVPQPMPHGEGVGIDVGLTSFIATSNGLLVKRSRFFTDAERKLKLLQQRVKRKRLGSNNWKKALHKVAKLHEYVANCRKDWHRKLSYQICTDTGMVFVEDLNLVGLSRGMLGKHCLDAGFGQFFNILEQTCFKRGVYFQKVNSRKTSQICPNCLFETGKKELSERTHVCSNCGYTTDRDVAAAQVVLARGLAAVGHTVKMLAEGKFIGIPLKQESPGF